A stretch of the Macaca thibetana thibetana isolate TM-01 chromosome X, ASM2454274v1, whole genome shotgun sequence genome encodes the following:
- the GSPT2 gene encoding eukaryotic peptide chain release factor GTP-binding subunit ERF3B, which translates to MDSGSSSSDSAPDCWDQVDMEAPSGDGVSSAVAEAQREPLSSAFSRQLNVNAKPFVPNVHAAEFVPSFLRGPTQPPTLPAGSGSNDETCTGAGYPQGKRMGRGAPVEPSREEPLVSLEGSNSAVTMELSEPVVENGEVEMALEESWEHSKEVSEAEPGGGSSGDSGPPEESGQEMMEEKEEIRKSKYMIVPSGAPKKEHVNVVFIGHVDAGKSTIGGQIMFLTGMVDKRTLEKYEREAKEKNRETWYLSWALDTNQEERDKGKTVEVGRAYFETERKHFTILDAPGHKSFVPNMIGGASQADLAVLVISARKGEFETGFEKGGQTREHAMLAKTAGVKHLIVLINKMDDPTVNWSIERYEECKEKLVPFLKKVGFSPKKDIHFMPCSGLTGANIKEQSDFCPWYTGLPFIPYLDNLPNFNRSIDGPIRLPIVDKYKDMGTVVLGKLESGSIFKGQQLVMMPNKHNVEVLGILSDDTETDFVAPGENLKIRLKGIEEEEILPGFILCDPSNLCHSGRTFDVQIVIIEHKSIICPGYNAVLHIHTCIEEVEITALISLVDKKSGEKSKTRPRFVKQDQVCIARLRTAGTICLETFKDFPQMGRFTLRDEGKTIAIGKVLKLVPEKD; encoded by the coding sequence ATGGAttcaggcagcagcagcagcgacTCGGCGCCCGATTGCTGGGACCAGGTGGACATGGAAGCCCCGAGCGGGGATGGAGTCTCCTCTGCGGTGGCCGAGGCCCAGCGCGAGCCCCTGAGCTCGGCCTTCAGCCGTCAGCTCAACGTCAACGCCAAGCCCTTCGTGCCTAACGTACACGCCGCGGAGTTCGTGCCGTCCTTCCTGCGGGGCCCGACTCAGCCGCCCACCCTCCCGGCCGGCTCCGGCAGCAACGATGAAACCTGCACCGGCGCGGGATACCCTCAAGGTAAAAGGATGGGACGGGGGGCACCTGTGGAACCTTCCCGAGAGGAACCGTTAGTGTCGCTTGAAGGTTCCAATTCAGCCGTTACCATGGAACTTTCAGAACCTGTTGTAGAAAATGGAGAGGTGGAAATGGCCCTAGAAGAATCATGGGAGCACAGTAAAGAAGTAAGTGAAGCTGAGCCTGGGGGTGGTTCCTCGGGAGATTCGGGGCCCCCAGAAGAAAGTGGCCAGGAAATgatggaggaaaaagaggaaataagaaaatcCAAATATATGATTGTACCCTCAGGTGCTCCTAAGAAAGAACACGTAAATGTAGTATTCATTGGCCATGTAGACGCTGGCAAGTCAACCATCGGAGGACAGATAATGTTTTTGACTGGAATGGTTGACAAAAGAACACTGGAGAAATATGAAAGAGAAGctaaggagaaaaacagagaaacatgGTATTTGTCCTGGGCCTTAGATACAAATCAGGAAGAACGAGACAAGGGTAAAACAGTCGAAGTGGGTCGTgcttattttgaaacagaaaggaaacattTCACAATTTTAGATGCCCCTGGCCACAAGAGTTTTGTCCCAAATATGATTGGTGGTGCTTCTCAAGCTGATTTGGCTGTGCTGGTCATCTCTGCCAGGAAAGGAGAGTTTGAAACTGGATTTGAAAAAGGTGGACAGACAAGAGAACATGCGATGTTGGCAAAAACGGCAGGGGTAAAACATTTAATAGTGCTTATTAATAAGATGGATGATCCCACAGTAAATTGGAGCATCGAGAGATAtgaagaatgtaaagaaaaactGGTACCCTTTTTGAAAAAAGTCGGCTTCAGTCCAAAAAAGGACATTCACTTTATGCCCTGCTCAGGACTGACCGGAGCAAATATTAAAGAGCAATCAGATTTCTGCCCTTGGTACACTGGATTACCATTTATTCCGTATTTGGATAACTTGCCAAACTTCAACAGATCAATTGATGGACCAATAAGACTGCCAATTGTGGATAAGTACAAGGATATGGGCACTGTGGTCCTGGGAAAGCTGGAATCTGGGTCCATTTTTAAAGGCCAGCAGCTTGTGATGATGCCAAACAAGCACAATGTAGAAGTTCTTGGAATACTTTCTGATGATACTGAAACTGATTTTGTAGCCCCAGGTGAAAACCTCAAAATCAGACTGAAGGGAATTGAAGAAGAAGAGATTCTTCCAGGATTCATACTTTGTGATCCTAGTAACCTCTGCCATTCTGGACGCACGTTTGATGTTCAGATAGTGATTATTGAGCACAAATCCATCATCTGCCCAGGTTATAATGCGGTGCTGCACATTCATACTTGTATTGAGGAAGTTGAGATAACAGCCTTAATCTCCTTGGTAGACaaaaaatcaggagaaaaaaGTAAGACACGACCCCGCTTCGTGAAACAAGATCAAGTATGCATTGCTCGTTTAAGGACAGCAGGAACCATCTGCCTCGAGACGTTCAAAGATTTTCCTCAGATGGGTCGTTTTACTTTAAGAGATGAGGGTAAGACCATTGCAATTGGAAAAGTTCTGAAACTGGTCCCAGAGAAGGACTAA